One window of Alphaproteobacteria bacterium genomic DNA carries:
- a CDS encoding transposase: MANPEGESENKPLRLVFDRRLKLEFHGSRITSDAGLLAYRELDDALGLTGMVGDELVDARTGKNSQHAMAGLFRQSVFGRLGGYEDVNDADRLGRDPAMRWIVGGRAVAKAAASTSQMGRFETEFLATDQNLTALADLSGQWIDRVHERHPPKTIVLDIDSSVSPTHGDQEGTA; encoded by the coding sequence ATGGCGAACCCGGAGGGTGAATCCGAAAACAAGCCGTTGCGGTTGGTTTTTGACCGCCGCCTGAAGCTGGAGTTCCACGGTTCCAGGATCACGTCCGATGCTGGTTTGCTTGCCTATCGCGAACTCGATGATGCCCTTGGTCTGACCGGCATGGTCGGCGATGAACTGGTTGACGCCCGCACGGGAAAGAACAGCCAACACGCAATGGCGGGATTGTTCCGGCAATCTGTTTTCGGTCGCCTTGGCGGCTACGAGGACGTGAACGACGCCGACCGTCTGGGTCGTGATCCGGCAATGCGCTGGATTGTCGGCGGTCGCGCCGTGGCCAAGGCTGCTGCATCGACCAGCCAGATGGGGCGCTTCGAGACCGAGTTTCTCGCCACCGACCAGAACCTCACCGCACTGGCTGATCTCTCCGGGCAATGGATCGACCGGGTGCATGAGCGGCATCCGCCGAAGACGATCGTGCTTGATATCGACAGCAGCGTCAGCCCGACTCATGGCGACCAGGAAGGCACGGCCT